A window of the Chiloscyllium plagiosum isolate BGI_BamShark_2017 chromosome 13, ASM401019v2, whole genome shotgun sequence genome harbors these coding sequences:
- the dusp28 gene encoding dual specificity phosphatase 28, which produces MLHLCALSDSVLISNSRSACDSELLSREGVTFCINVSKQQPFPALRIGGMRVPVFDEPAENLHRYFDRCADAIEEAARRGGRTLVYCKNGRSRSAAVCTAYFMKYRRLSLQEAFQHVKSVRPTVEPNEGFWEQLQRYEGELQSRWTEAISSASE; this is translated from the exons ATGTTGCATCTGTGCGCGCTGAGCGACTCGGTGCTGATCAGCAACTCCCGGTCCGCCTGTGACAGCGAGCTGCTCTCCCGGGAAGGGGTCACCTTCTGTATCAATGTGTCCAAGCAGCAGCCCTTCCCGGCGCTGAGGATCGGCGGCATGCGGGTGCCGGTCTTCGACGAGCCCGCCGAGAATCTGCACAGGTACTTCGACCGGTGCGCGGACGCGATCGAGGAGGCGGCCAGGCGGGGCGGCAGGACGCTGGTGTACTGCAAGAACGGCCGCAGCCGCTCCGCCGCCGTCTGCACCGCCTACTTCATGAAGTACCGGCGCCTGTCCCTGCAGGAGGCGTTCCAG CACGTGAAATCAGTCAGACCAACAGTGGAGCCCAATGAGGGATTCTGGGAGCAACTTCAACGATATGAAGGGGAACTTCAATCCAGGTGGACTGaggctatttcttcagccagtgaatGA